In Alnus glutinosa chromosome 7, dhAlnGlut1.1, whole genome shotgun sequence, the sequence ttctgGACGGAAAATcatggacggttttaaaccgtccacaaaaaaccgtctggactttattccagacggttttttaccatttatagacggtttaaaaccgtctacaaatggtgatttttttgtagtgtataggCCTGAGGGCACTcattcttgaagaacatagagTAGTTCGTGGGTGGGCAAGTGGCTGAGGTACTATAATCGCCGGTGCAACAGTATTGTGGCTGATTGAACTCTATGCATGCACTATTGCAACCAATCACGCTCCCATCAGACCCTTTCACTTGTAGCTCTGCCGGGCAATCCCCGTTCACATTGGCAGCACAGCTGGGCGCAGTGCATGAAGCCTGTGAAGGAGTTATTGATAGAGGCAAGTTGAAGCCGTCTACAAGGCTGATATCGTAGAAATCTTGTCCACCATTCGCTGCTAAGTTGAATTCTGCCAAAGACGCTGGTGGGGCTCCACCGTTGCCGTTGCATGCAACCTGGCCGGTTCCACAATCCGCAGTAGCACAAGTGAACTTTCCCGAGCCATCTGTGGAGCATCCTGTTCGGGCCCAAAACCGGCCGTTCCATGGAGATGGGACATCCAGTGATGTGGATGCTCCAGATGCTAGCTCAAATCCAGTGTTTGATAGCTGAGATGACGGAGTTGATGTTAGGTCTGCTGGCCAGATAGTATACGCACAGTTGTTTGTGACGGTTATTGTAACAGAGTGAGCACCTGCATATATGAACGCAACATTAACAAAACTCGTTTTCACCACTTCGAacgtgaaaaataaaaggatagCTTGCAAGCAACAAACAAAGCAAATTATTATCAAGAAGAATGCTAGAGCTCTTTGTAGTGTCCTTCTGGGATCCTTCTATGTTGAAATAAcacattgtattttttaatgaaaatataaaagagaaatcaagctgtagtttttctttataaaaaacaaaGTTCTATGTCAGTATAGAAGAACTCTaaaaaaacatttgaagaagctctaacatttctctattagcaaataaataaatgggttGTATAATGGGGAATGATTTTACAAAATTTAGTTTGTGTCAAGATGGGGAAGGAAATTCACGGATTCTTGTGCAATAGGATTCAATTATGAGTTATTCTATGGAAAGAAAAGCACACAAAAAACAGAAATGTATAATTGACAATTAAGatcgaagaagaaaaaaataccataaatgaaaagaaaggcTAAGGTTAGGCCGAAGACTAGTGCCCGAGTACTTCTCATTGCGAATGCTTAGTTTGTGATATGATGTTTTTGTTTGATGAAGGGATGGATACGTATATATAGAGGCCAACCAGAGTATGGTGCCGTTGGTATAGAGCTTATGGAATGTGAAAGTCGTAGCAAAGCATGGTGTGAATGCTGCCGTATCTACGATCAAGGATGGTCCAATCCCTAAATTTGAGAGTGGGGGACAAAACcaaattaatatatcatttatatttttggggTTTATAAAATTGAATATGCCAAGAACTTTAATTTGGAAGGGGAGGcgaaatacttttttttttttttggttaattatatTGTATGATTTTTGAAAGTGTTATTCactcatttcttatatatatatatatatatattgttaattatATTGTATGATTTTTGAAAGTGTTATTCactcatttcttatatatatatatatgcatatttctTGTTGACATCACTCATTTGGATATATAGTTGATTTTGaactaaaattaatatatagttAATAATACAGATAAAATTTCTGTAGAAAAAGTAGTAATACTATCCCATGGTTCTATAACTTTTGATTACCATTTCCCATTGGGGTATAGTCTAAAATTAAAGTGTacgtcttatatatatatatatatatatatatatatatatatattagttagaTCGATTCAGCTATAATGTTGTGGAGGAtggacccatttttttttaatctttttatcaTAATGAATTCTGAATATATAGGTGGTTAATTAATTCACATGTTTCTATATCTATAATTCTATATACTCTCAAGGGACAACCCAAAAACCTCGTTGGATGTTCGATTTAGTTTATGAACCATGATATATATTGAATAGGTTGCTAGTTTTGTGGTATATAGATGAGACTCTATATATGTCgctttatatattaatattgtaTAACTGCCatgcttagaaaaaatattaattaccgCCGTGATTCGCACGTAGTACTCGAAGATTGTTTGACTATTCCCACATGTCACTAATCAAATTTATGTCGACACGTCACTAATCAAATTGAAGCTCATAATTTTAACCTTATCAAGCTCGTATTGTTATCGTAAGGCGTACGGTAAGAGTGAGCTAGCTATCCTAGCGCTTTCTTATAAGAGATGTGATATGGGCCTGATTAAAATTCACTCTttcctcattcttcttcttcttctctcctctttttttttcttttttttttttttttttacttcaaagtatttttaatttttttaattttttatatcacatcaacactttttttattattttttaaataaaaatttcattacaatacaaatttttttcacttttccatataaattaattaaacttcatatcacataaatcatatttttcaatcattcaaaaaaaatttataaggagAGGAGAGGACTGAGGGATTTTCATATGGGgccatgcatgtttacaacacCTAtataacaacaattttttttcattggatctatttttttacatgtggatcctacatatctaatgattagtttttacaaaaaataaaaaataaaaaaaattgttaaaattgtaaaacagttgtataaaagttgtaaacatatcatatacCTTCTTTTAACAGcaagttattttttgttgaagtcAACTAAGCAAGGCATGAGGAGGAAACGGTTTTAGCTAGGGTGCTTTTAGTCTTCCCTTCCTAAATTATAGCGTAATTAATACATTAGTGATTCCCCTTTAACCaagttggttttcttttttgtcaaaaGATGGATGTTACACTTAATTTATGTTGTAATATgtgtgttacaaacattattttttttagccatatttaaatgttttactaTTTGGTATTCATGAGTTTTTAtagcatttttaattttttttcattttttataccacatcaacactttttaattactttttaaataaaaaattcattacaatacaaatttattttcacttttccatacaaattatttaaactttatatcacatcaaccatATTTtccaatcattcaaaaaaaattcctaaggAGAATGGAGGAGTGAGGGATTTTCATACGGGgccatgcatgtttacaacacCTATATAActctaacaaatttttttcattggatCTATTTTTCTACATGTAGATCCTACATATTTAATAGttgttttttacaaaaaaaaaaaaaaaaatggttaaaattgTAAAACAATTGTATAGAAgttataaacatatcatatttcttcttttaacagcaagttattttttgttgaagtcAACTAAGAGCATTTTTATTAGCCTCACTAAactagttttttagctattttggtgagccaatttgatggaAACTCTTAAAAAttactcccagcagcctcaccattttaatgACTAaaattactagtcaaattagaccaggcattttcactcaacaactctatttctattttctctctcccacGATCGCAAGcccactttttcttctttcttctctcatttttctcccatctctcacGCACAGCATACTTGAGCTCATCTCACCACAAGGTCATCGACCCCAACGTCGCAGTCCAACGAGCCCACGCCAGATCCTTCCCGTCCGTCCAGTCCCACACCATCTCTCCATCAAGCGTCCTTCCTCTATTTGGATTCCTCTCCGCCCCATCTCagtgagctctctctctctctctctctctctctctctctctctctctctctctctctctctctctctctctatcaatgttcatatttgttttgttttggatgTAAACCTCGTTGGCAaggtttctatttatttttgttgctcACAAATCCAGAAATTTCAACGAAACAAACGAAACGTTGTCGCCGACTCTGAAACTTTCTTCGCAAGTCTAACCTCTTCGTGTGCCATATCAAGTACCCCTTATATATAATTCCTATTCTCTATTTCTGATCCtcgaaaagaagaaaacaagaaaatttttGAGCTCAGGGAAGTCCAAGGAGATGACAACTATAAGGAATGTACCCACAGAAAGTGTTTGATGAAAGGCCTGAATGTGATCTCTTGGTATCCTCTATTTCTCCAACCATAATATCACATCTTCAATTAACTCTTTGGCTTGCTTATTATCATAGAATTGCATCACTAGCAGGTCCTGTTTAGTAATCACTAGCCACTTTGTTAGCTTGTagataagaaaataaagagatacGCGTATAACTATTTGGCTTGATTATAATTAAAGACTTGCTGCAaaacttttttgtttaatttgtttttataaattttgttccCATTCAACCtcgtttggtttaatttttaccTTTCCGTTATGGTTGGCTTGATCTTGAGATGTATTCTCACTAGTTAGGAACAACAGATTACTTGATATACTTAATATGTGATTATTACTTGAAAAGGGGGATGGGATTATTACTGGAAGTGGAACAACATATTACTTGATATACTTGATATACTTGATATGTGATCTTCCCTTCAAAAGGGGGATGGGATTATTAATTGAAATCATTATTTTGCATACTTAATATGTAATTAGGCATGATATActtgatatgtgattttaggaTGGATTCACAAGTACAAGGAGATGTGTCATTCATAGATCTTTTACAAGGAGATACTGACATGGACAACTCATTTTTGGATGAATCTCAACAAGCTTCAATGTCCATTGATCACTCTCAACCCCAAGTTATAGCTCGCACTAAGAAACCACAACGGGGTACCAACTTCTCTATGGAGGAAGACAAGCTATTGGTATCGTCGTGGCTAAATGTTGGCATGGATGCAGTGCAAGGGGCTGATCAAAAACATCGCCAATTTTGGGAAAGAGTTCACAAATATTTCCATGAACATAAGGAGTTCCCTTCTGACCGAAATTATGGCTCCCTAATGAATAGGTGGTCAACTATTCAAAAATCAGTTACTATGTTTACTGCATGCCTATCTCAAATTGAGCATCTCAACCAAAGTGGTACTACTGAGCATGACAAGGTATAACTTAAACCCCAAGCATGTATTCAATACATACAATTATTTTTAGTTACAAGATactaattatttttctatttactttaatttttagattcaAAAGGCAAAGTGTGTGTATCGCTCAAAGAATAACAATGTAGTTTTTCCATATGAACATTGTTGGAATTTATTAAAGGGGGAACAGAAGTGGTTACACCATGGCAACAAGGACaaacgaagaagaagatcatCTATGGAAACATCTGCTAATGTCACTCATACTCCAGATTCGATAAATGAAGGTGAGGGGGACAATGTGTCGCATGGTAACAATGTAGACTTTGAGAGACCAATAGGCAAAAAAGCCGAAAAGGCAAACAGAAGAGGAAAGAGCATCCCTCCGAAGATGTTGTGGAattcatgaagaaaaaaacagaatGTCTTGAGGAAGCGCGTGTTCAAGGAGAAGAGATAATTCgcttggaaaaagaaaaacttcatttgGAACAATTGGATCGTGAGAAGATAATGgatattgaattgaaaaaacttcatttgCAAGAGTTGGAGTTGTAATAGAAAATGGATATGGAAAGGCAAAAGCTTCAAGCGGAACAAATGGATCGCTAGAAGATAATGGATTTTGAAAGGAAAAGGCTTCATTTGCAAGGCTTGGAGCGGGAAGAGAAGATGGATATTGAAAGGAAAAAGCTTCAATCGGAACAATTGGATCGCGAAGAGAGAGCAATGATTCTTGATACAAGCAAGATGACAGAACTACAACAACAATATTGGAAGGCACGCCAAAATGAAATTATTGAGTGTCAAGAATCAAGAAAGTCGACATGATTTGCTCTTGTACTCTCTTTGTTGTGTTGTAATTCTCTTCTTGCGCTTTAATGTTCAGTCCCTGTATGCACACTTCTGGCTGTGTAGTTTCTGGTTTTAACACTCTGTTTAGTGCGTAATTTTTGCTGTTTGGTTATGTGTTTATACTTTCATGGACAAATGAACAAAGTAGATAATAGAAGTTTTTCCATATACATTTAAGAAGCCCTTTATTTCTTATATCAATTGCATTTCAAGTTGGGACACTAATTGTTGCCGAAATATTGTCCATCAATTTTTACTAGTCTTATTTTGTAATTGTTGAAATAGATGAGACTAAAATACTTCAGAGTTGATATCTTCCCGAGAATACTTTATGTTTTCCTTCTAGGTTGCATATATGAATTTTCCTCTACAACCTTGAGCATTTCTTACTTTCCTTGTGTGAACTGCAGCTTGTTATTGCTCTCTTTTTTGTCAATTTCTCTTCTGTGTAATGTTAGGTACTGTCCTAGCTGCAAAAACCATTGTCAAGCCCTTAAAAAGTTAGATCTCTGGAGACTAATAATGGTGATTGTAATTATGCTATGCAGTGAaaaagcaagtaaaattttGACTAAATCACATGCCTGAGAATGAATATTGAGTTGGAAATTGTTGCAACTAGAATGTAGTGGTAGGTTATGTGGAGACTGATCTCTATGCGGAGCCTGCGAGAGGTCTGGGAGTCTCCGAcccaaaattttataaagttaaaaGTTTCAATATTGACCTTTGGGTCTATAGCCCTAGTAATAGTTGAACAAGACGTTATACATATATTCATAGTGTTGTGAACTCCTATGCATAGTGAAAAACCGCAGCAACTCTATGTACATAACCCTAGTAAGAGTGAACCACGTGACTTTGGCGTTCATGTGTGTTTGTTTTGCTTATTTCTTCTGTTTCGTTTCCTAACAATGTAGTCTCACCATCTAATTTATGGCATCCCTTTCTTCTCAGAACCTTCTCCCTTCATCTTTGAATTATACCTGAAGGCTCGGCTGAAGGATAGAGTTATCCTAAAAGCAGTCcatattttgaattcaaatggtACCGGTGGATTCGGATGATCATCTGATATGTTTATAAGTACATAGCGCTTGGAAATTCTGTTATGGCATTGAACCTTTTCTAGCTCAATGCATGCTTCTCATGTGTATGCTTGTTCGGCATTTTAGCCTTTAGACCAGGAGACAGGAGCAAATTTTGATGAGACTTTGTTACGATTTTAGGGGGATTTGGAAACAGAAATACTTATTGCTCagtattttacaaatttacgTCAATATATAAATGTCAAAATCTCCTCTCCACTAACATTTAGCAAGTCAAAAGCTTTGTTGTGTTCCCCACAACTTTGGGATTGGCTGATTGCTTGTATTAGTCACAGTTGTTAAATGAAAGTTtccattttcattaaaaaaaaaaaaattgtaacaaacaaacaaaccaataCTACACTTTTGTTAGCCAGAAGTAAAccaaaattttagtttttacgaAATGGCTTTTATTTCCTACTATAAATAAGTACTaacttaataaattataaataaagactaacttaatttaaataatacatattaaatttAGCATTCATTTGAAGCTCATACGATTGGCCATATAGTTGCCATAAGTGCTCAACGAGGTCCGATTGAAGTTGACAATGATTTCCTTGGTCTCTAATACGTTGACGATTAGAAATAAACTTCGAAAGCATATTTGTGTCATTGTGCGACACTGGTTCAAAAGGATTTGCATTGAGTTGTTCATAATCGAAGTCCAAAGTGTCTTGTTCATCTTCAATAATCATGTTATGGAGAATTATGCATGCTTTCATAATTTGTTTGAGCTcaggtattttgaaaaatcgTGCAGGCTGACACACAATTGCAAATCGTGCTTGCAACACTCCAAATACACGATCTACGTCCTTTCTTGCAGACTCTTGTGCTGCAGCAAAATGTTTCTTCTTGGCTCCTAGTAGGGCTGAGATTGTTTTTACAAATGTCGACCATTGAGGGTATATACTATCGGCAAGGTAATATCCCATCGTGTAGTCATGACCATTAATAGAGTAATTGACTCGAGGACCACGCCCTTGAGCAAGCTTAGtaaatataaaagatttatCCAACACGTTGATGTCATTGTTAGACCCAGGTAACCCAAAAAATGCATGCCATGTCCAAAGATCATATGAAGCAACTACTTCCAAGATAATAGTTGCTTCACATTTATGGCCAGAATATATACCTCTCCATGATGTTGGGCAATTTTTCCACTTCCAGTGTATACAGTCGATGCTCCCCAACATCCCAGGAAAACCACGACTTCGGCCCTCCACTAGCAATCTCGCAATATCATGATTTGTTGGTGACCTCAAGTACACATCGGAGTAAAGAGAAACCACTGCTTGAGCAAACAGTTTTAGACTATCCATTGCTGTGCTTTCAGAGAGCCTTAGATATTCATCCACAAAATCACCAGTTACTCCATATGCTAGCATCCTGAGTGCGGCGGTAATCTTTTTAAGGGAAGAAAAACCAAGTATTCCAGCTGCATTTCTTTCTTGGACGAAGTATGGCTCGTAATCTTCAACCTTGGATACAATACGAAGAAAAAGAGGACGCCTCATACGGAACCTCCTTCGAAATAGCCTAGGAGGGTATATTGGTGACTCTGCAAAATAATCGAGCACAAGCCTTTCGTGGCCTTGCAACCGATTACGCACGATGTGCCTACGACGTTTGGTACCACCATAATGTGATGTTGATCCTTCTTTTTCCAACGCCCTCGTAATTATCTCTAaatcatcatcagagtcatcaTGAAGGATTTTGGGAAGAAAAGAGCGActcttaaagaaaaaacaaagccATACAATAAAAATAGAGATTGAATGGAAATAAGTATTAGTTGGGGTGAATGATAATTGTGGAGGAAATGGTCTTATTTATGTAAAGTATACGAATGATTTTTTTGGCCAAAATATGGCcgttagaaaaaagaaaaaaagaaaaaataaataataataataataataataataataataataataataataataataataataataataataaaagagtaaaaaaattatcaaaaatatgaccattaggaaATACaactaattttcaaaaatataaccgttaggaaaaaacaaattttcaaaaatatgaccgttaggataaaacaaatattcacaaatatGATCGTTAGCAGAAgacaatttttataaaatatgaccattagaataagatattcaaaaatatgaccgtaagacaaacattcaaaattttttaaatagataaataataaaaaaaattgaaaaaaaattatttaaatggaaattccatttgactagtaaaatttggtgaggctgctgggagaattttaataaagtggctcactagaatagaaaaaagtgatttttagctattttggtgaataaaatttggtgaggctactagaaatgctctaaGCAAGGGTGCTTTTAGTCTTCCCTTCCCTAAATTATAGCGTAATTAATACATTAGTGATTCCCTTTTAACCAAGTTGGTTTTCTGATTTGTCAAAAGATGGATGCTACACTTAATTCATGTTGTAATATgtgtgttacaaacattatttttttttagccatatttaaatgttttactaTTTGGTATTCATGAGTTTTTATAGCAAaggaaaaaattgttttattaaaatatatattaatgagtttttatgaagaagaaaaatcaattttaatgatTTGATCTTAAATTGCTTTGACcgtttatttttcttcttaaataaTTTTAGCCGCTAGTTGTTAAAGCTTACATTTTATACAGTTTGGACATTAACTGTTTCACGGCCTTAGAAAATCTGGTGAGCCAGCCttgaagaaaaagatatttggtTTTAGCCGTTAGTTATGCTTCCTACCATTTGTCGTAAACTTGTGAGACTTAAaggtaagaagaaaaaaaaacgtttttttttcttactgtTGGTTCATGgcatttaagaaaagaaaagaaaagtgatgctcatttttcttatatattaagTTCCAATGAGAATTTGAAAACTACTTCTTCTTAATTTGGCTTCCAATATATTTTCAGggtgtattttatatatttcaaagtGAATTTGTTTTAAGCCAATAAGCtatttgttatattaatattttttttacaaaaaaaaaaatatatattttgaagtcctctatccACTTTAGTCAAAAGattgttctatttgatcttcATTCTTGAAAGTGTATTTTTAACGAAGATGGATGCTATAGTCTAATTCTGAGAGGTTGCGTGCGTGTCAAGAGATTCGATCACATCGAGTTATACGCTTCGGGATGCgcgaatcaacctttaaggacaacaCTCTTGCGTCATTTTATACCATTGTGagatattttcttaatttaattttaatcttttgtacaatatttattttattattattattatttcggatcaatatgatctagtatcaacaataatttttcaaccaattatttgtttaacaataatttattgaattattaattttcagatttattttattttatttcaataagaacttTGTACACCATCTAAAGCTATTTTCAACAATTCAAACTTATTTTACATCAACTAGCGTATCATAGGTTGAATGACCACCTAAAGAAACAAAACGTACCTTCATTCAGCTCGTGCCAATGGCCATTGAGTGGTTTGGTCGTTCACCCccaatttatatgttttatttttattattattattaaaaaaaaaaaaaagaatttaccCTAGGATATTTTGGATAGTTCATGTGGTTAAAAATCAAGTGCAACGCACATAGCTAACATTCCATTTAAGAAAACGGAAAATATCAACAAATGTGGTAATTTTGCAGGGAAGACTAAATCAACGAGTAAGGagtaaagtatatttttttttttccattttttaagcACTTTACTTTATGAAATGAATGGGGGCTAAAAAGTCAGAAAAAGGCATATTCCTCACATAGTTTGCCAACATAACTATTATAGTTATCAGCTGggaaccacgcctcatgaagcggcggtcactagttcgaatcccctaTCCTCTCTCCCCTTTCCCCCCTCTTGTATGGacatatcaaaaaagaaaactattaTAGCCGCAGCTAATCAAAGCTTATCTGAAcaattttgtaattaattaatcgCGTTAGAAGAttgattaaatgaataaattaattatttcttatcattttaaatttttgaaataaataataatttatcataaTATCAGAACaaatatcataaattcaaaCATTTTTACAACCTGGTTGTCAATGTTTTAGAAAGACCAAAATGACAAAtgactgttatatatatatatatatatatatatatatatatatatatatatatatatattcaattaacaATGTGTGACCGGTCTATagtgagtaatgtttcttgcacaactgttatataactctaacaacttttttttaatatcaactATTCAATATTTGGGGCAcacatatagaaaaacaaatttaatagttaatcttaaaaataaaaaataaaaaataaaaaaaaatagtagtaaGAATTGTGTAAAACTTATGTAAGAATTGGTCAAGAAATATTACTCGTCTATAGTTATGGTAGGTCATAGAATTTTCACTACCCAATACCCATGCGAAGTATAAGGTTTTGTTTGCCAACACTAATTTTGTTTGATTTCAACGTGGCCACTGCACATGGTTTGAActtgaagcttttttttttttttttttggatgaattaaaaccATGTTATAACCAAAACAAACGTCTTACAACTCTCCAGAAACTGGACCACCATTACATCAAGCCAAAAGCCTTACACGCTGAAAACAGCAACACAAAACAACAAGAACTAACAACCCCCAAAACCTCCAGCAACTTAAACTCAGTTACA encodes:
- the LOC133873919 gene encoding glucan endo-1,3-beta-glucosidase-like, coding for MRSTRALVFGLTLAFLFIYGAHSVTITVTNNCAYTIWPADLTSTPSSQLSNTGFELASGASTSLDVPSPWNGRFWARTGCSTDGSGKFTCATADCGTGQVACNGNGGAPPASLAEFNLAANGGQDFYDISLVDGFNLPLSITPSQASCTAPSCAANVNGDCPAELQVKGSDGSVIGCNSACIEFNQPQYCCTGDYSTSATCPPTNYSMFFKNECPQAYSYAFDDPTSLFSCTGGPNYSITFCP
- the LOC133873576 gene encoding glutathione S-transferase T3-like, whose product is MKGLNVISWMDSQVQGDVSFIDLLQGDTDMDNSFLDESQQASMSIDHSQPQVIARTKKPQRGTNFSMEEDKLLVSSWLNVGMDAVQGADQKHRQFWERVHKYFHEHKEFPSDRNYGSLMNRWSTIQKSVTMFTACLSQIEHLNQSGTTEHDKIQKAKCVYRSKNNNVVFPYEHCWNLLKGEQKWLHHGNKDKRRRRSSMETSANVTHTPDSINEGEGDNVSHGNNVDFERPIGKKAEKANRRGKSIPPKMLWNS